The following proteins are encoded in a genomic region of Halopelagius longus:
- a CDS encoding TrmB family transcriptional regulator → MKSTQLTTENGTPEEQSPLSRDESLPSDLQSPRAKLVYLYLRQTEEESLEHLRTALDMKTITLYPVLGSLVEKGHVRSDGDRYVCR, encoded by the coding sequence ATGAAGAGCACCCAACTCACGACAGAGAACGGTACGCCCGAAGAACAGTCGCCCCTCTCGAGAGACGAGTCCCTCCCGTCCGACCTCCAGTCTCCCCGGGCGAAACTCGTCTACCTCTACCTGCGTCAGACGGAGGAGGAGAGCCTCGAACACCTCCGGACGGCGCTCGACATGAAGACGATTACGCTCTACCCGGTCCTCGGAAGCCTCGTCGAGAAGGGCCACGTTCGGTCGGACGGTGACCGGTACGTCTGTCGGTAA
- a CDS encoding thiolase family protein — protein MTRVVVIDGCRTPHGALLGALSDTSAVELGARTLRGLLDRTDVDPAAVDWAGLGNAIQAGVGQAPARQAVTEAGLPNDVAATTINEASGSGLRALTLAFDRIQAGRASVAVAGGMESMSNAPYLSTETRKGRRYGDVRMRDAMIYDGLWDVGYAEHMGALTERLVEEADISREAQDEYALESHRRAVEAIEAGRFEDEIVPVETDSGTVEVDEGPREDTDMDRLGSLSPAFESDGTITAGNASDLSDGAGALLLASADAVDDSEALATVADYAVSYRDPMWFGKSVSDAVTSLLDANDLTVEDIGFFELNEAFAAQMVYTMDRLDVPREKLNPLGGAIAYGHPIGGSGGLLATTLAHAMAEDGVEYGVVGMSVGGGGGIAVLLRR, from the coding sequence ATGACTCGCGTAGTCGTCATCGACGGATGTCGGACGCCGCACGGTGCGCTTCTCGGCGCGCTATCGGACACATCGGCCGTCGAACTCGGCGCTCGAACGCTTCGGGGCCTCCTCGACCGAACCGACGTCGACCCGGCGGCCGTGGACTGGGCCGGTCTGGGGAACGCCATTCAGGCGGGAGTGGGGCAGGCCCCCGCGCGGCAGGCGGTCACCGAGGCGGGCCTCCCGAACGACGTGGCGGCGACGACGATAAACGAGGCGTCCGGGTCCGGACTCCGCGCGTTGACGCTCGCGTTCGACCGCATCCAGGCGGGGCGGGCGTCCGTCGCCGTCGCGGGCGGCATGGAGTCGATGTCGAACGCGCCGTACCTCTCGACGGAGACGCGGAAGGGCCGCCGCTACGGGGACGTGCGGATGCGCGATGCGATGATATACGACGGCCTCTGGGACGTGGGCTACGCCGAACACATGGGCGCTCTCACCGAACGCCTCGTCGAGGAGGCGGACATCTCCCGCGAGGCGCAGGACGAGTACGCCCTCGAAAGTCATCGGCGCGCGGTGGAGGCCATCGAAGCGGGGCGCTTCGAGGACGAAATCGTCCCCGTCGAGACGGACTCCGGCACCGTCGAGGTGGACGAGGGTCCGCGGGAGGACACCGACATGGACAGACTCGGGTCGCTATCGCCCGCCTTCGAGTCCGACGGGACGATAACGGCGGGCAACGCCTCGGACCTGAGCGACGGCGCGGGAGCACTCCTCCTCGCGTCGGCGGACGCGGTGGACGACTCCGAGGCCCTCGCCACCGTCGCCGACTACGCCGTCTCGTACCGCGACCCGATGTGGTTCGGGAAGTCCGTCTCCGACGCGGTGACCAGCCTCCTCGACGCGAACGACCTGACCGTCGAGGATATCGGCTTCTTCGAGTTGAACGAGGCGTTCGCCGCGCAGATGGTGTACACGATGGACCGCCTCGACGTTCCGCGAGAGAAACTGAACCCGCTCGGCGGGGCCATCGCGTACGGCCACCCCATCGGCGGAAGCGGCGGCTTGTTGGCGACGACACTCGCACACGCTATGGCTGAGGACGGCGTAGAGTACGGCGTCGTCGGGATGAGCGTCGGCGGCGGCGGCGGCATCGCCGTCCTCCTCCGGCGCTGA
- a CDS encoding universal stress protein, producing the protein MYSNILIPTDGSRGAERGGERGLELAEEHGATVHTLFVLDERTYGTPALSSDELYLEAVERRGARDCAEIAAAASERGLDAEVACTRGCPHEEILSYVTANDIDLVVMGGHGTSPTTRPHAYACTDRVSDSAPVPVMSV; encoded by the coding sequence GTGTACTCGAACATCTTGATTCCCACCGACGGGAGTCGTGGCGCGGAACGCGGAGGAGAGCGAGGACTAGAACTGGCCGAGGAACACGGGGCGACGGTTCACACCCTGTTCGTCCTCGACGAACGGACGTACGGGACGCCGGCGTTGAGTAGCGACGAACTCTACCTCGAAGCGGTCGAACGGCGCGGGGCGAGAGACTGCGCCGAGATAGCGGCGGCGGCGTCCGAACGCGGACTCGACGCCGAGGTGGCGTGTACGAGGGGGTGTCCGCACGAGGAGATACTCTCCTACGTCACGGCCAACGACATCGACCTCGTGGTGATGGGCGGACACGGAACCTCGCCGACGACGCGGCCGCACGCGTACGCCTGCACCGACAGAGTCAGCGACTCGGCCCCCGTTCCGGTCATGTCGGTGTGA
- a CDS encoding beta-ketoacyl-ACP reductase: protein MTLDNRTCLVTGSSRGIGCGIAEELGQNGANVVVNYRSSEGEAYDVVETIAEEGGDAIAVQADVSDMESVAEMRERVHNAYGPVDVLVNNAGVTVDRTFENMTREDWDQVMDVNLGGVFNCTKAFYDDISDAEQGRLINISSVVGQQGNYGQANYAATKSGLFGFTRTLALELASSGTTANCVAPGFVRTDMLEGVDERVQEKIRKRIPLDRFADVEDICGIVRFLASDDSRYMTGQVIGVNGGMEW, encoded by the coding sequence ATGACACTGGACAACCGAACGTGCCTCGTTACGGGGTCGTCGAGAGGAATCGGATGCGGAATCGCCGAAGAACTCGGTCAAAACGGCGCGAACGTCGTCGTCAACTACCGCTCCTCGGAGGGGGAGGCGTACGACGTCGTAGAGACAATCGCGGAGGAGGGCGGCGACGCCATCGCCGTCCAAGCAGACGTGAGCGACATGGAGTCCGTCGCGGAGATGCGCGAACGGGTTCACAACGCCTACGGACCGGTGGACGTCCTCGTGAACAACGCGGGCGTCACCGTCGACCGGACGTTCGAGAACATGACCCGCGAGGACTGGGACCAGGTGATGGACGTGAACCTCGGCGGCGTGTTCAACTGCACGAAGGCGTTCTACGACGACATCTCGGACGCGGAGCAGGGACGACTCATCAACATCTCGAGCGTCGTCGGCCAGCAGGGTAACTACGGGCAGGCGAACTACGCCGCGACCAAGAGCGGTCTGTTCGGGTTCACCCGAACGCTCGCGTTGGAACTCGCGAGTTCGGGGACGACGGCGAACTGCGTCGCGCCGGGGTTCGTACGGACCGACATGCTCGAAGGCGTGGACGAACGCGTCCAAGAGAAGATTCGCAAGCGCATCCCCCTCGACCGGTTCGCCGACGTCGAGGACATCTGCGGCATCGTGCGGTTCCTCGCCAGCGACGACTCGCGGTACATGACCGGACAGGTCATCGGCGTCAACGGCGGCATGGAGTGGTAA
- the phaC gene encoding class III poly(R)-hydroxyalkanoic acid synthase subunit PhaC, whose translation MNPYTFALDVQQQQWTAAADAVERLATAREQTERFTGVDVGQTPSEVVYEENKLQLLHYESRTEEQHDVPILVVYALINKPYILDLQPDRSVVRSLLDSGFDVYLIDWGEPSALDASLTLDDYVNRYIENCVDVVRERSGRDSIHLLGYCMGGTMSAMYAALHPEKVRTLGLMAAGLCFDDSGGILEKWGDGDYFDPETVTETFGNVPSDFLDAGFAMMDPVDNYITKYARLADNLDDDDFVENFARMERWLSEGIDVAGEAYQEFLEEMYQSNSLARNEYTLNGEHVDLEEITMPVLQIVGEYDHLVPSEASVPFNELVASDDTATIEFPTGHIGLSVSSRSHEDLWPRVGEWFEKRSRVEPADEGDEAAEADRTAETDEAGGRTISRHPDEGHVDVYVEETDESEAAETGAGTTETSGETGLAEDEDSAVYAEDEGGRPPTFDEADETDGATRDEPRADDETEPREQPESESAVEQIDEMRTPDDETGESADETGTDAGEPAETPTDLREISGIGSGYAGRLEGAGVEDVAALAASDAEPLAEEIGVSESRVRDWIAQARDLTSSK comes from the coding sequence GTGAACCCCTACACCTTCGCACTCGACGTGCAACAGCAACAGTGGACGGCGGCCGCCGACGCCGTCGAACGCCTCGCGACGGCGCGAGAGCAGACGGAGCGGTTCACCGGCGTAGACGTGGGACAGACGCCGAGCGAAGTCGTCTACGAGGAGAACAAACTGCAGCTTCTCCACTACGAGTCGCGGACGGAGGAGCAACACGACGTGCCGATACTCGTCGTCTACGCCCTCATCAACAAGCCGTACATCTTGGACCTCCAGCCCGACCGGAGCGTCGTGCGGTCGCTTCTCGACAGCGGCTTCGACGTCTACCTCATCGACTGGGGGGAACCGTCCGCGCTCGACGCGTCGTTGACGCTGGACGACTACGTGAACAGGTACATCGAGAACTGCGTGGACGTGGTGCGCGAACGCTCCGGACGGGACAGCATCCACCTCCTCGGCTACTGCATGGGCGGGACGATGAGCGCGATGTACGCCGCCCTCCACCCCGAGAAAGTCCGAACGCTCGGCCTCATGGCCGCCGGCCTCTGCTTCGACGACAGCGGCGGCATCCTCGAGAAGTGGGGCGACGGCGACTACTTCGATCCGGAGACGGTCACCGAGACGTTCGGCAACGTCCCCTCGGACTTCCTCGATGCGGGGTTCGCCATGATGGACCCCGTGGACAACTACATCACCAAGTACGCCCGCTTGGCCGACAACCTCGACGACGACGACTTCGTCGAGAACTTCGCCCGCATGGAACGGTGGCTGAGCGAGGGCATCGACGTGGCGGGCGAGGCGTACCAGGAGTTCCTCGAAGAGATGTACCAGTCGAACAGTCTGGCGAGGAACGAGTACACGCTGAACGGCGAGCACGTCGATTTAGAGGAGATAACGATGCCCGTCCTCCAGATAGTCGGCGAGTACGACCACCTCGTCCCCTCGGAGGCGAGCGTCCCGTTCAACGAACTCGTCGCAAGCGACGACACGGCGACGATAGAGTTCCCGACGGGACACATCGGCCTCTCGGTCTCCTCGCGGTCCCACGAGGACCTCTGGCCGCGCGTCGGCGAGTGGTTCGAGAAGCGGTCGCGGGTCGAACCCGCCGACGAGGGAGACGAAGCCGCCGAGGCCGACCGAACCGCCGAAACCGACGAGGCGGGCGGCAGGACCATCTCGCGGCATCCCGACGAGGGGCACGTGGACGTCTACGTCGAGGAGACGGACGAAAGCGAGGCCGCCGAGACGGGGGCGGGGACGACGGAGACGAGCGGAGAGACGGGACTCGCCGAAGACGAAGACAGCGCCGTCTACGCCGAGGACGAAGGCGGGCGACCGCCGACGTTCGACGAGGCCGACGAGACGGACGGGGCGACGCGCGACGAACCGCGGGCCGACGACGAGACGGAACCGCGAGAGCAACCCGAATCGGAGTCGGCCGTCGAACAGATCGACGAGATGCGAACGCCCGACGACGAGACCGGCGAATCGGCCGACGAGACGGGGACCGACGCCGGCGAACCGGCGGAGACGCCGACCGACCTCCGGGAGATATCCGGAATCGGGTCGGGGTACGCCGGACGCCTCGAAGGTGCGGGCGTCGAGGACGTCGCCGCCCTCGCCGCGTCGGACGCCGAACCCCTCGCCGAGGAGATAGGCGTCTCCGAGAGTCGCGTCCGAGACTGGATAGCGCAGGCGCGTGACCTGACGTCCTCGAAGTAA
- a CDS encoding poly(R)-hydroxyalkanoic acid synthase subunit PhaE, with the protein MSEEYATAGTEEDWTRFVEETNESFADAFERNAEAQAAFVESWFDAVEESSATDADAWSDGIEGYARAYEVWMAAAEEHLERTIDAVEGEDVDTEEIRDIWLNAANEAFKEVMRTTAFAATTGEAVQNVLEFRQDVDEMSETTLHTLGFATKSDVQEVGERLVELERRQHSVEQKLDRIIDSMEP; encoded by the coding sequence ATGTCGGAAGAGTACGCTACCGCAGGCACCGAGGAGGACTGGACACGCTTCGTCGAGGAGACGAACGAATCGTTCGCGGACGCGTTCGAACGGAACGCCGAGGCGCAGGCGGCGTTCGTCGAATCGTGGTTCGACGCCGTAGAGGAGTCCTCCGCCACGGACGCCGACGCGTGGAGCGACGGTATCGAGGGGTACGCCCGCGCCTACGAGGTGTGGATGGCCGCCGCCGAGGAACACCTCGAACGGACGATCGACGCCGTGGAGGGCGAGGACGTAGACACCGAGGAGATTAGAGACATCTGGCTGAACGCCGCCAACGAGGCGTTCAAAGAGGTGATGCGAACCACCGCGTTCGCGGCGACGACGGGTGAGGCGGTCCAGAACGTCTTGGAGTTCCGGCAGGACGTAGACGAGATGTCGGAGACGACGCTTCACACCCTCGGGTTCGCGACGAAGTCGGACGTGCAGGAGGTCGGTGAGAGACTCGTCGAACTCGAACGGCGCCAACACTCCGTAGAGCAGAAACTCGACCGAATCATCGACTCGATGGAACCGTGA
- a CDS encoding AbrB/MazE/SpoVT family DNA-binding domain-containing protein, which yields MTDDPSTPPWPPAAFAEQFRQASEEVTDQQFRFFNELMSAGSGEEKSDFDTLESLSRDAAVFKTRVQSGGRISIPDAEREALGIEERDLVQAFVIPIEPKTE from the coding sequence ATGACGGACGACCCATCGACTCCGCCGTGGCCGCCGGCCGCGTTCGCGGAGCAGTTCCGGCAGGCGAGCGAAGAAGTGACCGACCAGCAGTTTCGGTTCTTCAACGAGCTCATGTCCGCCGGAAGCGGCGAGGAGAAGAGCGACTTCGATACCCTCGAATCGCTGAGCAGAGACGCCGCCGTCTTCAAGACGCGCGTGCAGAGCGGGGGGAGAATCAGCATCCCCGACGCCGAGCGGGAGGCGCTCGGTATCGAAGAGCGCGACCTCGTCCAGGCGTTCGTCATCCCGATAGAGCCGAAAACGGAGTGA
- a CDS encoding MaoC family dehydratase: MARDDRTGDRVSPPPLGGQFEEFTTAWGRASNHLVNSVVEANRATLALFGVNGHDADGDAEAVAVSHSEEEWEFERSVDAVEDIDVGDWVRFSKSIDEADVTAFAAASGDTNRLHTDEEFASRTRFGGRIVHGTLVSGLISAALARLPGLTIYLSQEMEFVGPAEVGSRLTAMVEVTERLGSDRFRLSTDVLGDDENPVVEGEAVVLIDSIPEDDEPPSSGGGRA; this comes from the coding sequence ATGGCGCGCGACGACCGAACCGGCGACCGAGTTTCGCCGCCTCCCCTCGGGGGGCAGTTCGAAGAGTTCACGACGGCGTGGGGGCGCGCCTCGAACCACCTCGTCAACAGCGTCGTCGAGGCCAACCGCGCCACGTTGGCGCTGTTCGGCGTCAACGGTCACGACGCCGACGGCGACGCGGAGGCGGTGGCGGTCTCTCACTCCGAGGAGGAGTGGGAGTTCGAACGTTCCGTCGACGCCGTCGAGGACATCGACGTCGGCGACTGGGTCCGGTTCTCGAAGTCCATCGACGAGGCCGACGTGACCGCCTTTGCGGCCGCCAGCGGAGACACGAACCGCCTCCACACGGACGAGGAGTTCGCGTCGCGGACGCGGTTCGGCGGCCGAATCGTCCACGGAACGCTCGTCTCCGGACTCATCAGCGCCGCGTTGGCCCGCCTCCCCGGTCTGACCATCTACCTCTCGCAGGAGATGGAGTTCGTGGGACCGGCCGAGGTGGGGTCGCGCCTGACCGCGATGGTGGAGGTGACCGAACGACTCGGGTCGGATCGATTCCGACTCTCGACGGACGTTCTCGGCGATGACGAGAACCCCGTCGTCGAGGGGGAGGCGGTCGTCCTCATCGACTCGATTCCCGAGGACGACGAACCGCCGTCGTCCGGAGGAGGGCGGGCGTGA
- a CDS encoding HTH domain-containing protein: protein MPSGDTHTRAELYVRSLAPRGAQASQEAVVQRLLDMESERELDFSVTVWGDQIATDSAVTRTEAGRTMIETVRRFESWATTNGYTVEPFFSDVRRESLVDGAYDAIVPPHLCLALYEDGDVAGVFPCSDREAHYTVEDALEAMTSEEELPPLSAPSDDSNADRFSEEETPTYASPIPLDE from the coding sequence ATGCCTTCGGGAGACACACACACGAGAGCGGAACTGTACGTTCGGTCGTTGGCACCGCGCGGCGCGCAGGCGTCGCAGGAGGCGGTCGTGCAACGACTCCTCGACATGGAGTCCGAACGGGAACTCGATTTCTCCGTGACGGTGTGGGGAGACCAGATAGCGACCGATAGCGCGGTCACTCGGACCGAGGCGGGGCGGACGATGATAGAGACGGTCCGCCGGTTCGAGTCGTGGGCGACGACGAACGGGTACACGGTCGAACCGTTCTTCTCCGACGTGCGGCGGGAATCCCTCGTCGACGGCGCGTACGACGCTATCGTCCCTCCGCACCTCTGTTTGGCTCTCTACGAGGACGGCGACGTCGCGGGCGTGTTCCCGTGCTCCGACCGCGAGGCCCACTACACCGTCGAGGACGCCCTCGAAGCGATGACCTCCGAGGAGGAGCTACCGCCGTTGTCGGCGCCGTCCGACGACTCGAACGCCGACCGGTTCTCCGAGGAGGAGACGCCGACGTACGCCTCGCCGATTCCGCTCGACGAGTAA
- a CDS encoding Hsp20/alpha crystallin family protein: MMPDRNPFQELERMFEQMNRQFEQSPWSMGQEGMFGRGSVDIDLADHGEEFVVTADLPGFEKENIDVQCTEEQLTIRAERERETETSEENYLRRERSDERMQRSVRLPEPIDADGVSATFQNGVLTVTLPKAGSSDRGQNIDIE; encoded by the coding sequence ATGATGCCCGACAGAAACCCCTTCCAAGAGCTCGAACGCATGTTCGAGCAGATGAACCGGCAGTTCGAACAGTCTCCGTGGTCGATGGGCCAAGAGGGTATGTTCGGCCGCGGGTCGGTGGACATAGACCTCGCGGACCACGGCGAGGAGTTCGTCGTCACCGCCGATCTCCCCGGATTCGAAAAGGAGAACATCGACGTCCAGTGCACCGAGGAACAACTCACGATTCGCGCGGAGAGAGAGCGCGAAACCGAGACGAGCGAGGAGAACTACCTCCGACGGGAACGCTCCGACGAACGGATGCAGCGGTCGGTCCGCCTCCCCGAACCCATCGACGCCGACGGCGTCTCCGCGACGTTCCAGAACGGCGTTCTCACCGTCACGCTCCCGAAAGCCGGGTCGTCCGACCGGGGGCAGAACATCGACATCGAGTGA
- a CDS encoding dienelactone hydrolase family protein, with the protein MHDATDRRVTIPVGDAELEGCLVVPPDPAGLVILVSGGESGSDARIGRVADRLRRAGFVTLSSALLAGPDVEAYATRFDVGLLTERVVAVTEWIRKRDDVGDSEVGYFATGTAAAAAIESALRFDVTALVVLGGRVDRAAESLPDVRSPTLFIVGGADGPVLELNRRAFERLDCEKSLEVVPGAGHRFEGSDELERVAELAAEWFRRHLRE; encoded by the coding sequence ATGCACGACGCGACAGACCGCCGGGTGACGATTCCCGTCGGCGACGCGGAACTGGAGGGGTGTCTCGTCGTCCCGCCGGACCCCGCGGGCCTCGTGATTCTCGTGAGCGGAGGCGAGAGCGGTTCCGACGCGCGAATCGGGCGCGTCGCCGACCGCCTTCGGAGGGCGGGGTTCGTGACGCTCTCGTCGGCACTCCTCGCGGGGCCGGACGTCGAAGCGTACGCGACGCGGTTCGACGTGGGGCTACTGACCGAACGGGTGGTCGCCGTCACCGAGTGGATTCGAAAGCGAGACGACGTCGGTGACTCGGAAGTCGGGTACTTCGCCACCGGAACGGCCGCCGCCGCGGCAATCGAGTCCGCCCTCCGGTTCGACGTGACGGCCCTCGTCGTTCTCGGCGGCCGCGTCGACCGCGCCGCCGAGTCGTTGCCGGACGTTCGGTCGCCGACGCTGTTTATCGTCGGCGGCGCGGACGGCCCCGTCCTCGAACTCAACCGGCGCGCGTTCGAACGACTCGACTGCGAGAAGTCGCTCGAAGTCGTCCCCGGCGCGGGACACCGCTTCGAGGGGTCGGACGAACTCGAACGCGTCGCCGAACTCGCCGCCGAGTGGTTCCGGCGTCACCTCCGAGAGTGA
- a CDS encoding MFS transporter has protein sequence MLLVVSLGWAALQTGRFLLSPLLPTIIADLQITEATAGVALALFQGVYALSQYPGGEYSDRWTRATLIVPGLLVLVVGFVAFGFAWSLPAFVAAAAVVGLGKGLFAIPSRALLSDLFVRRRGRALGVYAAGTDVGGLLSSGLAVLALGYATWRTPFFPVAAVLAAVTVLYVLWSREGYRVGDASLDVGGTARRLVTSPQQRGTLLAFSLFYFMVGGFINFLPTYLAVSKGFSQGLASATFAIVFAVGLAVKPVAGGLGDRFSRRGIAVVGIGFAALSLGALVAAGSKPVVWVAVGLTAVGYKTGFPLADAIIMDDAPDGGMGADLGAARALFLGANALGPAYVGVVVTYANYAAAFGGLVVCLVVAAAILLYGERNGE, from the coding sequence ATGCTGTTGGTCGTCTCCCTCGGGTGGGCGGCGCTTCAGACGGGTCGGTTCCTCCTCTCGCCGCTTCTGCCCACCATTATCGCGGACCTGCAGATAACGGAGGCGACGGCCGGGGTCGCCCTCGCGCTGTTTCAGGGCGTCTACGCGCTCTCTCAGTACCCCGGCGGCGAGTACTCCGACCGGTGGACGCGCGCGACGCTCATCGTCCCCGGACTGCTCGTCCTCGTCGTCGGGTTCGTCGCCTTCGGGTTCGCGTGGAGTCTCCCCGCGTTCGTCGCCGCGGCGGCCGTCGTCGGCCTCGGGAAGGGCCTGTTCGCCATCCCGTCGCGCGCGCTTCTCTCCGACCTGTTCGTGCGCCGCCGGGGGCGCGCCCTCGGCGTCTACGCCGCGGGCACCGACGTCGGCGGCCTCCTGTCGTCCGGCCTCGCCGTCCTCGCTCTCGGGTACGCGACGTGGCGTACGCCGTTCTTCCCGGTGGCGGCGGTGTTGGCGGCCGTGACGGTCCTCTACGTCCTCTGGTCGCGCGAGGGGTACCGCGTCGGCGATGCGTCCCTCGACGTGGGCGGAACCGCACGCAGACTCGTCACCAGTCCGCAGCAACGCGGGACGCTACTGGCGTTCTCGCTGTTTTACTTCATGGTCGGCGGGTTCATCAACTTCCTCCCGACGTACCTCGCGGTGTCGAAGGGGTTCTCGCAGGGACTCGCCAGTGCGACGTTCGCCATCGTCTTCGCCGTCGGTCTGGCGGTCAAACCCGTCGCCGGGGGACTCGGCGACCGGTTCTCCCGACGGGGCATCGCCGTCGTCGGAATCGGGTTCGCGGCGCTTTCGCTCGGGGCACTCGTCGCCGCCGGGTCGAAACCGGTCGTCTGGGTCGCGGTCGGACTGACGGCGGTGGGCTACAAGACGGGCTTTCCCCTCGCGGACGCCATCATCATGGACGACGCCCCCGACGGCGGCATGGGCGCGGACTTGGGCGCAGCGCGCGCCCTGTTTCTCGGCGCGAACGCGCTCGGCCCCGCCTACGTCGGCGTCGTCGTGACCTACGCGAACTACGCCGCGGCGTTCGGCGGCCTCGTGGTCTGTCTGGTCGTCGCCGCGGCGATTCTCCTGTACGGGGAGCGAAACGGCGAGTGA
- a CDS encoding SprT-like domain-containing protein codes for MSEGVFAGGLRREFETVGSHEELIAFSRDYCEYAVSEFELSVAFSRVSWEVSTRAKRRAAAVKRPKVSETAVGDPIDWSERPTVAEDGGAPTCTVSLSWRAFESFDYEEWTATLRHELVHVEQFQRFGTTDHGPAFRRRAAALDAPVRVRHFATPAYLLTCTDCENVVARRYRDCKLVREYESYVSSCCGASLECESPDGAASDG; via the coding sequence GTGTCCGAAGGAGTGTTCGCCGGTGGCCTCCGGCGGGAGTTCGAAACCGTCGGCAGTCACGAGGAACTGATAGCGTTCTCGCGCGACTACTGCGAATACGCCGTCTCCGAGTTCGAACTGAGCGTGGCGTTCTCGCGGGTGTCGTGGGAAGTTTCGACCCGCGCCAAGCGCAGGGCGGCGGCGGTGAAGCGACCGAAGGTGTCCGAGACGGCCGTCGGCGACCCGATAGACTGGAGCGAACGGCCGACGGTGGCCGAGGACGGCGGCGCGCCGACGTGTACGGTGTCGCTGTCGTGGCGGGCGTTCGAGTCGTTCGACTACGAGGAGTGGACGGCGACGCTCAGACACGAACTCGTCCACGTAGAGCAGTTCCAGCGGTTCGGAACGACCGATCACGGACCGGCGTTCCGCCGGCGCGCGGCGGCCCTCGACGCCCCCGTCCGGGTCCGCCACTTCGCTACGCCCGCGTACCTGCTCACCTGCACGGACTGCGAGAACGTCGTCGCCAGACGGTACCGCGACTGTAAGTTGGTTCGAGAGTACGAGTCGTACGTGTCGTCCTGTTGCGGCGCGTCGCTCGAATGTGAGTCCCCCGACGGCGCGGCGTCGGACGGGTAG
- a CDS encoding winged helix-turn-helix domain-containing protein — MATNHAAADDGDAPEDPEDLLPPTSVLSLDDYLDMQAAIGDRTRFAVVYTLVHAGDQSPKQLEERLDVRGNTLHYHLNKLVEVGLVEKRKRAERDSEGLYTYYAATSLGEGILEHGVEELIRRERTYLDAYGDDAETET, encoded by the coding sequence ATGGCGACCAACCACGCCGCGGCCGACGACGGAGACGCCCCGGAGGACCCGGAGGACCTCCTGCCGCCGACGAGCGTCCTCTCTCTGGACGACTACCTCGACATGCAGGCGGCCATCGGCGACCGGACGCGGTTCGCCGTCGTCTACACCCTCGTCCACGCGGGCGACCAGAGCCCGAAGCAACTCGAAGAGCGACTCGACGTCCGCGGGAACACCCTCCACTACCACCTGAACAAACTCGTGGAGGTGGGCCTCGTCGAGAAGCGAAAGCGGGCCGAACGCGACAGCGAAGGTCTGTACACCTACTACGCGGCGACCTCCTTGGGCGAGGGAATCCTCGAACACGGCGTCGAAGAACTCATCCGCCGGGAGCGAACGTACCTCGACGCCTACGGCGACGACGCCGAGACGGAAACCTGA
- a CDS encoding DUF7509 family protein — MGTEITRNRIREALGSVAYSEFLLYIMGPYKSFNLAYVLSEEERADIKIEELPGPIRRLFKRRDDVDEAQALLRRVQGSLRADPGVNAFLAVDVDIDVDDVDAATQSIEYARRSNVTAFVLPYLGHNFGVGEEAGSVLEALSETHGDRMLFVHEADVTSAMLRAANERWDLRIESYETEAELLDRLKLFVADVMNRELHGDLDPLHES; from the coding sequence ATGGGAACGGAGATAACGAGGAACCGGATCAGGGAGGCGTTGGGGTCGGTCGCGTACTCGGAGTTTCTGCTCTACATCATGGGCCCGTACAAGTCGTTCAACTTGGCGTACGTCCTCTCGGAGGAGGAACGGGCGGACATCAAAATCGAGGAACTGCCCGGTCCCATCAGGCGACTGTTCAAGCGACGCGACGACGTCGACGAGGCGCAGGCGTTACTCCGCCGCGTGCAGGGGTCACTCCGGGCCGACCCCGGCGTGAACGCGTTTCTCGCCGTGGACGTGGATATCGACGTGGACGACGTGGACGCGGCGACCCAGAGCATCGAGTACGCCCGGCGAAGCAACGTCACGGCGTTCGTCCTCCCCTACCTCGGTCACAACTTCGGCGTCGGCGAGGAGGCGGGGTCGGTGCTCGAGGCGTTGTCGGAGACGCACGGCGACCGGATGCTGTTCGTCCACGAGGCGGACGTGACGAGTGCGATGCTCCGGGCGGCGAACGAGCGGTGGGACCTCAGAATCGAGTCCTACGAGACGGAGGCGGAACTCCTCGACCGCCTCAAACTGTTCGTCGCCGACGTGATGAACCGCGAACTCCACGGCGACCTCGACCCCCTCCACGAGTCGTAA